In Hemiscyllium ocellatum isolate sHemOce1 chromosome 2, sHemOce1.pat.X.cur, whole genome shotgun sequence, a single window of DNA contains:
- the LOC132822098 gene encoding storkhead-box protein 2-like isoform X4, with amino-acid sequence MLEGQERGGDVSPISMSPISQSQFIPLGEILCLAISAMNASRKPVTQEALMEHLATCFPGVPTPSQDILRHTLNMLVRERKIYPTPDGYFIVTPQTYFITPSLIRTNSKWYHLDERIPDRARCTSPQLGTITPSNSGCLRDRAHHRNHCDSCNCFREEFHNHSSTLQKRSMKECKDSYCPPSFSQMPVTQTEKSRSTVNCSYKTETLPKPKDGEKQSKKFGLKLFRLSFKKDKSKQLVNFSAQFPPEEWPLRDEDNPTSIPREVEQEIIKRINPDLTVENVMKHTALMKKLEEDKAHRNKAGSSAQHSGKSKKSRSHKKSHGKSRSHSKSRAPKGEQSEDTHLDVAESREYEFYDPITRSPCEKSATVEMKGDNGFLSHDKINMVESHFPVTPEWDVSGDLYKRRMESRFHEHSRESLQSKVHRSHSHTQDRKSRTDRASKAKERSRSMDNSNRPLGMTLSGTTEEMQECSVDESQSNNNKLRSSKLLSHHRPGLSSHSNHVTEPSIPECVNIDEAATVSEACNPVEHPRPGDGLPKNDEPNCTTNAKADDYFQCNASKETAQAVSSPSANCNDECLFKDYDTLTLSDGVKKLSPLDRFLKHPPIEENVNGQLEQLSLQQKHYPETIDMNSVNLPVAGQASPPSLPNGQVFKSQSEIQSVNHMENNYQESTLYEPQHKPSEVLHPDCENFVGLISVAQSLPVLQGQEDETGHQESSFDYYNVSDDDSEDGINKNQEEGKSRDDGGTVQWLLEREKEKNLQRKFEKNLTLLSPKESDNSTSQKALHSARLDSMDSSSITVDSGFNSPRTRESLASNTSSVVESNRRQNPALSPGHGGTSAFSFRTTTDPAPSEPEKLQKPMKCLASVTSV; translated from the exons GGGTCCCAACACCCAGTCAAGATATTCTTCGCCATACGTTGAACATGCTCGTAAGAGAGCGGAAAATTTACCCAACTCCTGATGGATATTTCATTGTAACTCCTCAGACTTATTTTATCACCCCTTCCCTCATAAGAACAAATAGTAAATGGTACCATCTAGATGAAAGGATACCTGACCGGGCTCGATGTACTTCACCACAGCTAGGGACTATAACTCCTTCCAACTCTGGCTGTCTCCGAGACAGAGCTCATCACAGAAACCATTGTGATTCTTGCAACTGTTTTAGAGAAGAATTTCACAATCATTCCTCCACTCTCCAGAAAAGATCAATGAAGGAATGTAAAGATTCCTATTGCCCTCCTTCTTTCAGCCAGATGCCGGTAACCCAGACTGAGAAAAGCAGGAGTACGGTTAACTGTTCATACAAAACTGAAACGTTGCCAAAACCCAAGGATGGAGAAAAGCAATCCAAAAAATTTGGACTGAAATTGTTCAGATTGAGCTTTAAAAAGGACAAGTCAAAGCAGTTAGTGAATTTTTCAGCCCAGTTCCCTCCTGAGGAATGGCCGTTGCGTGATGAGGACAATCCAACCTCTATACCAAGGGAAGTGGAACAGGAGATAATCAAACGCATTAATCCAGACCTGACGGTGGAAAACGTCATGAAGCACACAGCGCTAATGAAGAAGTTGGAAGAAGATAAGGCCCACAGAAATAAAGCAGGCTCATCCGCCCAGCATAGTGGCAAGAGCAAAAAAAGTAGAAGTCACAAGAAGTCCCATGGTAAATCCCGGTCACACAGCAAGTCCAGGGCTCCAAAAGGGGAACAATCAGAAGATACCCATCTGGATGTTGCAGAATCCAGAGAGTATGAGTTTTATGACCCAATTACCAGATCCCCATGTGAGAAAAGTGCCACTGTAGAAATGAAGGGTGATAATGGGTTTCTCTCACATGATAAAATTAACATGGTTGAATCTCATTTTCCTGTGACCCCCGAATGGGATGTGTCTGGTGATCTTTACAAGCGAAGGATGGAGAGTCGATTTCATGAACATTCTCGGGAAAGTTTGCAATCCAAGGTTCATCGGAGCCACAGCCATACTCAAGACAGAAAATCAAGGACTGATAGGGCCAGCAAAGCCAAGGAGAGGTCTAGATCAATGGATAATTCTAATCGACCTCTTGGCATGACTTTATCAGGCACAACAGAAGAGATGCAAGAATGCAGCGTGGATGAAAGCCAGTCAAATAATAACAAATTACGTTCTTCCAAATTACTCAGTCACCACAGACCAGGATTGTCATCACATTCAAATCATGTTACTGAGCCAAGCATACCGGAATGTGTAAATATTGATGAGGCAGCAACAGTTAGTGAAGCCTGCAATCCAGTGGAGCACCCAAGACCTGGAGATGGTTTGCCTAAAAATGACGAACCTAACTGTACTACCAATGCAAAAGCTGATGATTACTTTCAGTGTAATGCATCCAAGGAGACTGCTCAGGCTGTGTCTTCTCCATCAGCTAACTGTAATGATGAGTGTCTGTTTAAAGATTATGATACGTTAACCTTGTCAGATGGTGTCAAGAAGCTGTCTCCTCTGGATAGGTTCTTGAAGCACCCACCTATTGAAGAGAATGTGAATGGACAGCTTGAACAATTGTCACTGCAGCAGAAACATTATCCGGAAACGATAGATATGAATAGCGTTAATTTGCCTGTAGCTGGGCAGGCATCTCCCCCATCATTGCCAAATGGACAAGTATTTAAATCACAGTCGGAAATTCAATCTGTAAATCACATGGAGAATAATTATCAGGAATCCACTTTATATGAACCCCAACATAAACCATCAGAGGTGCTTCACCCAGACTGTGAGAACTTTGTTGGCCTAATAAGTGTGGCTCAATCACTGCCTGTCCTACAGGGACAAGAGGATGAAACAGGACATCAGGAATCTTCCTTTGACTACTATAATGTGTCTGATGATGACTCAGAAGATGGGATCAACAAAAACCAAGAGGAGGGTAAAAGCCGAGATGATGGTGGGACTGTGCAGTGGTTGCTAgaacgagagaaagagaaaaatctCCAGAGAAAGTTTGAAAAGAATCTAACTCTTCTGAGCCCAAAAGAGAGTGACAACAGTACCAGCCAGAAAGCTTTACATTCTGCTCGATTAGATAGTATGGACAGCAGCAGTATCACTGTAGACAGTGGATTTAATTCTCCACG TACTCGTGAAAGTCTGGCCTCTAACACTTCAAGCGTAGTAGAAAGCAACAGGCGTCAGAACCCTGCTCTTAGTCCGGGACACGGAGGCACGTCAGCATTCAGTTTCCGAACAACTACAGATCCTGCACCAAGTGAACCTGAGAAACTGCAGAAGCCCATGAAGTGTCTAGCTTCCGTTACCAGTGTTTGA
- the LOC132822098 gene encoding storkhead-box protein 2-like isoform X5, which translates to MSPISQSQFIPLGEILCLAISAMNASRKPVTQEALMEHLATCFPGVPTPSQDILRHTLNMLVRERKIYPTPDGYFIVTPQTYFITPSLIRTNSKWYHLDERIPDRARCTSPQLGTITPSNSGCLRDRAHHRNHCDSCNCFREEFHNHSSTLQKRSMKECKDSYCPPSFSQMPVTQTEKSRSTVNCSYKTETLPKPKDGEKQSKKFGLKLFRLSFKKDKSKQLVNFSAQFPPEEWPLRDEDNPTSIPREVEQEIIKRINPDLTVENVMKHTALMKKLEEDKAHRNKAGSSAQHSGKSKKSRSHKKSHGKSRSHSKSRAPKGEQSEDTHLDVAESREYEFYDPITRSPCEKSATVEMKGDNGFLSHDKINMVESHFPVTPEWDVSGDLYKRRMESRFHEHSRESLQSKVHRSHSHTQDRKSRTDRASKAKERSRSMDNSNRPLGMTLSGTTEEMQECSVDESQSNNNKLRSSKLLSHHRPGLSSHSNHVTEPSIPECVNIDEAATVSEACNPVEHPRPGDGLPKNDEPNCTTNAKADDYFQCNASKETAQAVSSPSANCNDECLFKDYDTLTLSDGVKKLSPLDRFLKHPPIEENVNGQLEQLSLQQKHYPETIDMNSVNLPVAGQASPPSLPNGQVFKSQSEIQSVNHMENNYQESTLYEPQHKPSEVLHPDCENFVGLISVAQSLPVLQGQEDETGHQESSFDYYNVSDDDSEDGINKNQEEGKSRDDGGTVQWLLEREKEKNLQRKFEKNLTLLSPKESDNSTSQKALHSARLDSMDSSSITVDSGFNSPRTRESLASNTSSVVESNRRQNPALSPGHGGTSAFSFRTTTDPAPSEPEKLQKPMKCLASVTSV; encoded by the exons GGGTCCCAACACCCAGTCAAGATATTCTTCGCCATACGTTGAACATGCTCGTAAGAGAGCGGAAAATTTACCCAACTCCTGATGGATATTTCATTGTAACTCCTCAGACTTATTTTATCACCCCTTCCCTCATAAGAACAAATAGTAAATGGTACCATCTAGATGAAAGGATACCTGACCGGGCTCGATGTACTTCACCACAGCTAGGGACTATAACTCCTTCCAACTCTGGCTGTCTCCGAGACAGAGCTCATCACAGAAACCATTGTGATTCTTGCAACTGTTTTAGAGAAGAATTTCACAATCATTCCTCCACTCTCCAGAAAAGATCAATGAAGGAATGTAAAGATTCCTATTGCCCTCCTTCTTTCAGCCAGATGCCGGTAACCCAGACTGAGAAAAGCAGGAGTACGGTTAACTGTTCATACAAAACTGAAACGTTGCCAAAACCCAAGGATGGAGAAAAGCAATCCAAAAAATTTGGACTGAAATTGTTCAGATTGAGCTTTAAAAAGGACAAGTCAAAGCAGTTAGTGAATTTTTCAGCCCAGTTCCCTCCTGAGGAATGGCCGTTGCGTGATGAGGACAATCCAACCTCTATACCAAGGGAAGTGGAACAGGAGATAATCAAACGCATTAATCCAGACCTGACGGTGGAAAACGTCATGAAGCACACAGCGCTAATGAAGAAGTTGGAAGAAGATAAGGCCCACAGAAATAAAGCAGGCTCATCCGCCCAGCATAGTGGCAAGAGCAAAAAAAGTAGAAGTCACAAGAAGTCCCATGGTAAATCCCGGTCACACAGCAAGTCCAGGGCTCCAAAAGGGGAACAATCAGAAGATACCCATCTGGATGTTGCAGAATCCAGAGAGTATGAGTTTTATGACCCAATTACCAGATCCCCATGTGAGAAAAGTGCCACTGTAGAAATGAAGGGTGATAATGGGTTTCTCTCACATGATAAAATTAACATGGTTGAATCTCATTTTCCTGTGACCCCCGAATGGGATGTGTCTGGTGATCTTTACAAGCGAAGGATGGAGAGTCGATTTCATGAACATTCTCGGGAAAGTTTGCAATCCAAGGTTCATCGGAGCCACAGCCATACTCAAGACAGAAAATCAAGGACTGATAGGGCCAGCAAAGCCAAGGAGAGGTCTAGATCAATGGATAATTCTAATCGACCTCTTGGCATGACTTTATCAGGCACAACAGAAGAGATGCAAGAATGCAGCGTGGATGAAAGCCAGTCAAATAATAACAAATTACGTTCTTCCAAATTACTCAGTCACCACAGACCAGGATTGTCATCACATTCAAATCATGTTACTGAGCCAAGCATACCGGAATGTGTAAATATTGATGAGGCAGCAACAGTTAGTGAAGCCTGCAATCCAGTGGAGCACCCAAGACCTGGAGATGGTTTGCCTAAAAATGACGAACCTAACTGTACTACCAATGCAAAAGCTGATGATTACTTTCAGTGTAATGCATCCAAGGAGACTGCTCAGGCTGTGTCTTCTCCATCAGCTAACTGTAATGATGAGTGTCTGTTTAAAGATTATGATACGTTAACCTTGTCAGATGGTGTCAAGAAGCTGTCTCCTCTGGATAGGTTCTTGAAGCACCCACCTATTGAAGAGAATGTGAATGGACAGCTTGAACAATTGTCACTGCAGCAGAAACATTATCCGGAAACGATAGATATGAATAGCGTTAATTTGCCTGTAGCTGGGCAGGCATCTCCCCCATCATTGCCAAATGGACAAGTATTTAAATCACAGTCGGAAATTCAATCTGTAAATCACATGGAGAATAATTATCAGGAATCCACTTTATATGAACCCCAACATAAACCATCAGAGGTGCTTCACCCAGACTGTGAGAACTTTGTTGGCCTAATAAGTGTGGCTCAATCACTGCCTGTCCTACAGGGACAAGAGGATGAAACAGGACATCAGGAATCTTCCTTTGACTACTATAATGTGTCTGATGATGACTCAGAAGATGGGATCAACAAAAACCAAGAGGAGGGTAAAAGCCGAGATGATGGTGGGACTGTGCAGTGGTTGCTAgaacgagagaaagagaaaaatctCCAGAGAAAGTTTGAAAAGAATCTAACTCTTCTGAGCCCAAAAGAGAGTGACAACAGTACCAGCCAGAAAGCTTTACATTCTGCTCGATTAGATAGTATGGACAGCAGCAGTATCACTGTAGACAGTGGATTTAATTCTCCACG TACTCGTGAAAGTCTGGCCTCTAACACTTCAAGCGTAGTAGAAAGCAACAGGCGTCAGAACCCTGCTCTTAGTCCGGGACACGGAGGCACGTCAGCATTCAGTTTCCGAACAACTACAGATCCTGCACCAAGTGAACCTGAGAAACTGCAGAAGCCCATGAAGTGTCTAGCTTCCGTTACCAGTGTTTGA
- the LOC132822098 gene encoding storkhead-box protein 2-like isoform X6 has protein sequence MLVRERKIYPTPDGYFIVTPQTYFITPSLIRTNSKWYHLDERIPDRARCTSPQLGTITPSNSGCLRDRAHHRNHCDSCNCFREEFHNHSSTLQKRSMKECKDSYCPPSFSQMPVTQTEKSRSTVNCSYKTETLPKPKDGEKQSKKFGLKLFRLSFKKDKSKQLVNFSAQFPPEEWPLRDEDNPTSIPREVEQEIIKRINPDLTVENVMKHTALMKKLEEDKAHRNKAGSSAQHSGKSKKSRSHKKSHGKSRSHSKSRAPKGEQSEDTHLDVAESREYEFYDPITRSPCEKSATVEMKGDNGFLSHDKINMVESHFPVTPEWDVSGDLYKRRMESRFHEHSRESLQSKVHRSHSHTQDRKSRTDRASKAKERSRSMDNSNRPLGMTLSGTTEEMQECSVDESQSNNNKLRSSKLLSHHRPGLSSHSNHVTEPSIPECVNIDEAATVSEACNPVEHPRPGDGLPKNDEPNCTTNAKADDYFQCNASKETAQAVSSPSANCNDECLFKDYDTLTLSDGVKKLSPLDRFLKHPPIEENVNGQLEQLSLQQKHYPETIDMNSVNLPVAGQASPPSLPNGQVFKSQSEIQSVNHMENNYQESTLYEPQHKPSEVLHPDCENFVGLISVAQSLPVLQGQEDETGHQESSFDYYNVSDDDSEDGINKNQEEGKSRDDGGTVQWLLEREKEKNLQRKFEKNLTLLSPKESDNSTSQKALHSARLDSMDSSSITVDSGFNSPRTRESLASNTSSVVESNRRQNPALSPGHGGTSAFSFRTTTDPAPSEPEKLQKPMKCLASVTSV, from the exons ATGCTCGTAAGAGAGCGGAAAATTTACCCAACTCCTGATGGATATTTCATTGTAACTCCTCAGACTTATTTTATCACCCCTTCCCTCATAAGAACAAATAGTAAATGGTACCATCTAGATGAAAGGATACCTGACCGGGCTCGATGTACTTCACCACAGCTAGGGACTATAACTCCTTCCAACTCTGGCTGTCTCCGAGACAGAGCTCATCACAGAAACCATTGTGATTCTTGCAACTGTTTTAGAGAAGAATTTCACAATCATTCCTCCACTCTCCAGAAAAGATCAATGAAGGAATGTAAAGATTCCTATTGCCCTCCTTCTTTCAGCCAGATGCCGGTAACCCAGACTGAGAAAAGCAGGAGTACGGTTAACTGTTCATACAAAACTGAAACGTTGCCAAAACCCAAGGATGGAGAAAAGCAATCCAAAAAATTTGGACTGAAATTGTTCAGATTGAGCTTTAAAAAGGACAAGTCAAAGCAGTTAGTGAATTTTTCAGCCCAGTTCCCTCCTGAGGAATGGCCGTTGCGTGATGAGGACAATCCAACCTCTATACCAAGGGAAGTGGAACAGGAGATAATCAAACGCATTAATCCAGACCTGACGGTGGAAAACGTCATGAAGCACACAGCGCTAATGAAGAAGTTGGAAGAAGATAAGGCCCACAGAAATAAAGCAGGCTCATCCGCCCAGCATAGTGGCAAGAGCAAAAAAAGTAGAAGTCACAAGAAGTCCCATGGTAAATCCCGGTCACACAGCAAGTCCAGGGCTCCAAAAGGGGAACAATCAGAAGATACCCATCTGGATGTTGCAGAATCCAGAGAGTATGAGTTTTATGACCCAATTACCAGATCCCCATGTGAGAAAAGTGCCACTGTAGAAATGAAGGGTGATAATGGGTTTCTCTCACATGATAAAATTAACATGGTTGAATCTCATTTTCCTGTGACCCCCGAATGGGATGTGTCTGGTGATCTTTACAAGCGAAGGATGGAGAGTCGATTTCATGAACATTCTCGGGAAAGTTTGCAATCCAAGGTTCATCGGAGCCACAGCCATACTCAAGACAGAAAATCAAGGACTGATAGGGCCAGCAAAGCCAAGGAGAGGTCTAGATCAATGGATAATTCTAATCGACCTCTTGGCATGACTTTATCAGGCACAACAGAAGAGATGCAAGAATGCAGCGTGGATGAAAGCCAGTCAAATAATAACAAATTACGTTCTTCCAAATTACTCAGTCACCACAGACCAGGATTGTCATCACATTCAAATCATGTTACTGAGCCAAGCATACCGGAATGTGTAAATATTGATGAGGCAGCAACAGTTAGTGAAGCCTGCAATCCAGTGGAGCACCCAAGACCTGGAGATGGTTTGCCTAAAAATGACGAACCTAACTGTACTACCAATGCAAAAGCTGATGATTACTTTCAGTGTAATGCATCCAAGGAGACTGCTCAGGCTGTGTCTTCTCCATCAGCTAACTGTAATGATGAGTGTCTGTTTAAAGATTATGATACGTTAACCTTGTCAGATGGTGTCAAGAAGCTGTCTCCTCTGGATAGGTTCTTGAAGCACCCACCTATTGAAGAGAATGTGAATGGACAGCTTGAACAATTGTCACTGCAGCAGAAACATTATCCGGAAACGATAGATATGAATAGCGTTAATTTGCCTGTAGCTGGGCAGGCATCTCCCCCATCATTGCCAAATGGACAAGTATTTAAATCACAGTCGGAAATTCAATCTGTAAATCACATGGAGAATAATTATCAGGAATCCACTTTATATGAACCCCAACATAAACCATCAGAGGTGCTTCACCCAGACTGTGAGAACTTTGTTGGCCTAATAAGTGTGGCTCAATCACTGCCTGTCCTACAGGGACAAGAGGATGAAACAGGACATCAGGAATCTTCCTTTGACTACTATAATGTGTCTGATGATGACTCAGAAGATGGGATCAACAAAAACCAAGAGGAGGGTAAAAGCCGAGATGATGGTGGGACTGTGCAGTGGTTGCTAgaacgagagaaagagaaaaatctCCAGAGAAAGTTTGAAAAGAATCTAACTCTTCTGAGCCCAAAAGAGAGTGACAACAGTACCAGCCAGAAAGCTTTACATTCTGCTCGATTAGATAGTATGGACAGCAGCAGTATCACTGTAGACAGTGGATTTAATTCTCCACG TACTCGTGAAAGTCTGGCCTCTAACACTTCAAGCGTAGTAGAAAGCAACAGGCGTCAGAACCCTGCTCTTAGTCCGGGACACGGAGGCACGTCAGCATTCAGTTTCCGAACAACTACAGATCCTGCACCAAGTGAACCTGAGAAACTGCAGAAGCCCATGAAGTGTCTAGCTTCCGTTACCAGTGTTTGA